The region CTGCTCCCAGTCCCAGGGCTCCAGACCCTCGTGTATCTGGTTCATGATATTTTTCCATATTTTCCCTGCATATGTGCTCCCGTATATGCCGGGCATTTTGCGGGGGATATCGTATCCCACCCATACAGCCGTGGTATAGTAGCGGGTGTAGCCGCAGAACCAGGTGTCCTTGCTGCTGTTGGTGGTTCCTGTCTTGCCCGCCGCGGGCATGCCGTTATCCAGCGCCAGCCCGCGTCCCGTCCCGTAGGGGGAGGTCATGGTGCCTTTCAGGATATCGGTGAGCATAAAGGCGGAATCGTCACGGTAGACCTGTTTGGCTGCAGGCGGCAGATCCTTGGTCAGGTCGCCGTCGTGTTCATGGATGATTTGGGTGATACAGGTGCGGTCATTGTAAACACCGTAATTGGCCAGGGTGCTGTAGCCCTTAGCCATGTCCACCACACGGACGCCGTTGGTAAAGCCTCCGATGCTCAGGGAGGGCACGCCGTTGTCCACGTATGTAAGTTTCTGGAACTCCATTTCACCCAGATAGCTGAGCCCGTAGTTCACGCCGATGTCCTCCAGAATCTGCCAAGCCACCGTGTTCAGGCTGCGGTTTAAGGCTTCCCGGACCGTTACGCTGCCGTGGTAATTGCCGCCGCTATTGGAAGGCCCGTCCTCCCATTTGTGGTCGTCCACCATGCGCGTGGGCGAATACTCTCCGGTGTCAAAGGCAGGACCGTAGTCAATGAGGGGCTTGATGGTACTGCCCGGCTGCCTGGCGCTTAAATAGGCCCGGTTGAACTGATCCACGCTTCCCCTGCCTCCCACAATGGCCACCACGTAGTTAGACTGGTTGTCCACAATAACACCTGCGCCCTGGAGGGCGTACTTTCCATTGTCCTGTAACTCAGTGTAGGAGGACAGCCCCTGGTCTATGTCAGCCTGAAGCATGTCCTGGAGACGGCTGTCCAGGGAGGTGTATATCTTGAAGCCGCCGGCGCGGATTAAGTCGGATTTTTCCGTGTAGGCCGCTGTATAGCGTTCCATATAGGAATTGTAGTCATCCTTGTCCTCAAAGGTGTAGCGGAACTGGAAGCCGTCTTTCTTTAAAAGCTCCAGGGCCGCGCAGTGGATGGCGTAGCTGCTCTGATAGTTCTCGTCCGAGCCCTCGGATTCCTGTTTGACCACGGTAAGGGGTTTTGACAGTGCCTTCTCGTAATCCTCATCGGACAGTTCGCCTATTTCATTCATGCTCTTTAATACGTCGTTGCGTTTTTCAAGGGATGCTTTTGGATGGGCTACCGGATCGTAAGCCGAAGGACTGTTGCTGATGCCTACCAGGACAGCCGCTTCCTCCACGGTAAGGTCAGCTGCATGCTTGCCGAAATAGTAGCGGCTGGCAGCCTCCACGCCGTAGCACTGGTGGCCATAAAAATTGGTATTGCAGTAAAACTCCATAATGTCCGCTTTGGAGTACTTTTTTTCAATCTCAGGGGCCAGCAGGATTTCCACAATCTTACGGGTGAAGGTCTGTTCCTGGGTCAGGTATGTATTCTTAATGACCTGCTGGGTGATGGTGCTCCCTCCCTGGGTGACCTGTCCCCTGTGCTTCACAAGAGCCAGTCCGGCGCGGAAAGTGGCAATCCAGTCAACGCCCGTATGGCTCTTAAAGCGCCTGTCCTCCTGAGCAATATATGCGTTCTGAATGTTCATGCTGATGCCGGTAATGCCCACATACTGGTAGTGTCCGGCATTGATAAGTCCTATCTGGCGGCCGTCCCTGTCGTAAATCGCGGTGTCGGACAGCTTGGAAAAATCCGTGCGTTCCATCTGCGCCAGCTTGTCATAGGCCAGTTCACGGCACTCATCCAGGTCCGGCTTGACCTTGGCGTAAATCAGCAGGCACAGGATGGCTCCCACTATGAATCCGGTTGTCATTACGGCCAGAAGGGCGTGGAACAGCCAGCCGGTGATGCCCAGAAGGCTGACTCCTATGTCGCGGATCACCAGCAGGATTTTCCGTACGGCCTGTTTCAGTGTATCTTTCATAGTCCTCTCTATCCTCTCTTGTCCTCTTTGTACCTAAAATCTGCGCAGGCCAAAGCATATCGTGAGATGTACATATGCCTGCCCTGGAAAAGGCGTGACATCCATGGGTTGGTAAGTTTTGCCAGTCCGGTAAACATTGATATTATAAGCCGAAATGAAAAAAAAGAATAGGGAAAGTATGAAATTAAACAGACTTTCCCGGAAATTTAAAACAGAATATTGGCGAAACGGCATATGTTCATAAAAAACCCTTGATATATTGGCGAAACGCCCATATAATAAAATTATCTATTGGAGGCTGATTATTCCTCCATATATTTTATGAATGCCAGGACGGCTTTGGCCTGTTCGTCACTCATTTTGTCCAGCCGCACAATTATGCTCTGTTTTATGGCAGACCTTGTGCAGGCCGGGGTGTGGTCATTGGCCCAGAAGTCCAGAGGAACACCAAAATAAGCGGATAGCTTGCGCAGCGTTGTCAGCTTAAGCCCCTCGTATCCCTTTTTGTACCATCCGTCAATGGTGGTATAGGGGATATCGCAGGCTTTGGACAGCGTACTTTTATTTAAATGGTTCTGTTCCATAAGATAGTTTAGTTTTTCCAGAAAACCCAAATGTATCACCTCCATTCCTGGAATATTTTAACATGTAAAGGTTGGTTAGACAAGAAAAAGGTTACCCTTGAACGTAAAAATAGCTTGACAAATTACGACTAAGGGTATATATTTGATTTATGAATTACCCTTAGGGGTAAGAGGAGGCGGCAGGATGTTTATAAATCTTAGGAAAGCCCTGGACAGAAGGTGTATTTCTCTAAGGGAATACGCGGACTTTCTGGGCATAAGTGAGGCGGCTGTACAGGATAAACTGGAGGGCGGCAAGGACTTTACATACTGGGAGTTCAGGAGGACTTGTGACCTGCTTCTGCCGGAGTATAATGCGGACTTCCTGTTTGCGGAGACTATCCTGGAAAACCGTTCTGCCTGAACTGCCGTCCGTCAGTCTCCATATGGCAATGGGGAGAAAGGGGACTTCTTGAGCCTGTTGGAGATGCTGCCACGAAACAACAGCATATTGTAATGGAGGAGCGTATGAACGGAGAGAAAAAAGAGATTCCAAAAGGCACGCTTGGACTGGTTGAACTGTATTGTCTGTCTATTGGTCAGGTAATTGGGGCCGGTGTTATTACGCTGGTGGGGCCGGCCATTACTGCAACCGGGTATTCTGCATGGCTGGCGTATCTGCTGGCCATTGTTCTGGGATTTTTTACCGTATTCCCGCTTGTTTTTATCTGCGGCACACTTCGGCTGGGAGGCGGCTATTACTCCCTCATTGGAGCGCTGACCAACAAGACGTTAGCGGGAATGTACGCATTTGCGCAGCTTACAAAACTTTTGAGCATCTCATTGTTTGCGGTGAGCCTGGGGGTGTATGTCCAGTCTTTGTTTCCGCAGGTCAACACCACGGTCTGCGGGGTGGCGTTCCTGACGTTTTTCTATGTGGTGAATCTGTGCGGAATTGATATGATGGCTAAAATACAGAAATACATGACATGGGTATTGATTGCGGCCTTGCTCATGTTCATTGTCTTTGGCCTGATGTATTATAACCACCCGGTGTTTGATATCACCCATCAGAATTTCCTTACAAACGGCATTGCCGGTTTGTGGACGGCCAGTTTTCTTTTTGTATATTCAACCACAGGTTATTCCATGACTATGAACTACGGTTCCGTGGCCAGGAATCCCCAGCGGGATATTCCATGGGCCCTGATTCTGTCCGTTCCCACTCTGGTGATTTTGTACTGTGGCGTGGCGGCGGCGGGAAGCTGCGTCCTTCCCATGGAAGAGGTCATGGACCAGCCGCTGACCCTGGTGGCCCGTGTGGCGCTTCCAAAGGTCCTGTTCATCGCGTTTATAATCGGCGGTCCCATCATGGCGCTGCTGACAACGATGAATTCCACCATGCCGGCAAACTGTCTTCCCATCATGGTGTCCTGTAAGGACGGGTGGCTTCCCAAATCCTTTGGGAAAGAAAATAAAAGGGGTGTGGCCTGGAAAATCATGACGCTGAACTATCTGCTGGGGCTGGTTCCCCTGTTGCTGGGGTTCAATGTGAAGACCATTACCAACAATATCATGCTCCTTAATTCATGTATGTATCTCATGTGTTATTACGCATATTTTCAGATGCCGAAAAAGTATCCGGACGCCTGGAAGCGGTCCAGGTGGCATGTGGCGGACCGCGTATATTATCTGGTATGCGCCGTGGGGCTGGTAGGCCAGTGCGCCATACTGGTAAACTCCGCTTTTGCCCTGACCCCGATCATAGCCATTGTGAGCATTGCTGCCATTGCTGTATGCTGCGTCCTGGGCCTGCTGCGCGCCAGAAGCCCGGAAGTCACGGTGAGTACCACAATCTGGGAAGATTAGAGGGAGCCTGATGGATATTCTAAAGCTGATGATAGTATTTGGTGTGCTGGTGGTCATGCTGTGTCTGAAACGTCCTCTGTATCAGGGCATACTGGGGGCGGCGGCAGCTGTCTGTATTCTTTTTGGAATAGCGCCCGCCGAAGCCTTTAATACAGCCCTGTTATCCGTGACGGGCCGGGGAACCCTGTCTGTCCTGCTGGTATTTTATCTCATTACTTTTTTACAGAGAATGCTGGAAAAACGGGATTTTCTCAATTTGGCTCAGGCATCGCTTAACGGGATATTCAACAACCGGAGGATAAATGCTTCCCTGGCGCCGGTTTTTATCGGCCTTCTTCCGTCAGCCGGAGCCGTGATCATCTGCGGGGATATTGTGGAAAATAGCGTGGGGCCGTACCTGTCTCCGGAGGAAAAGACATTTGTTACATCCTATTTCCGGCATATTCCGGAGAGCTTTCTGCCTACATATACTTCCATTATCATTGCCATAAGCCTGACCGGGGGCAGGGTGAGCGTGTCATCCTTTCTGGTCGGAATGCTGCCGCTGGTGTTTCTTCTGGCTTATCTGGGATACCTGTTCTGCCTGAGAAAAATACCAAAGGATACGGGGATGCCGCCCAGTATGGATAAGAGAGGGGATATCCGCAGTCTTTGCAGGAGCCTGTGGAGCATTGCTTTGGCAATCGGCCTTATTATCGGGGCAGGTATGCCTGTGTATGCGGCGGTTGCCTGTTCCATTGTCCTATCTGTGTTCATAAATAAATTTACCTTTAGCGAATTAAAGCCAATGTTTTTGTCGGCAGTGGAGTCAAAGATAGTTACAAGCACGATCTGTATCATGATATTTAAGGACATCATGGCGTTCACAGGCGTCATTGAATCCCTTCCGGGGGCGTTTGAGAGACTGCCTGTGCCGGGTTTCCTGGTATTTGCCATGATTTTCTTTTTCGGGACCATTATTAGCGGCTCCCAGGCCATTATTGTACTGTGCATGCCTCTGGCCTTTGCGGCGGAGCCCCAAGCCGGTCTGGCCCTGTTCCTGCTGCTGATGGGAATGACTTATGCGGCCATGCAGATATCCCCAACCCATGTATGCCTTGCAATTGTGTCCGAATATTTTGGGGTGGGTATGGGAGCGCTGATTCGGAAAACCCTGCCGGTCATCTTTGTGTTCGCGGTGCTGCTCATAGGCTACTACGTCTTGCTGAGCCATGTGTTCGGCCTGTAAAAAAGGAACCTGTTAATGTGAAAATATAATGAATTTAAGGAGGTACGAAATGAAAATTACAAAAGTAGACGTCATGCAGGTAAAGACACCTAATCCTTCATGGAGACCGATTCTGTGCCGTGTTTATACGGACGAGGGAATCTACGGAGACGGCGAGGCCGCGCTGGCCTACGGCATAGCTGCTCCGGCTGCCTTTGGCATGATACGTGACCTGGCGGCACTTATCATCGGCATGGACCCTCTGGACAATGAGGTTGTCTGGGATACTCTCTACAAAAACACCTTCTGGGGACAGAACGGCGGTCCTGTGGTGTTTGCCGGAATCAGTGCCATTGACTTTGCGCTCTGGGATATACGGGGCAAGTTTTTCAACGTGCCGGTATACAAGCTGTTAGGCGGCAAGAAGCAGGACAACCTGCGCTGCTACGCAAGCCAGCTCCAGTTCGGCTGGAGCGACCACTGGGAGGAAGCAAAGGATACGGAGGAATATGCGGCAAATGCCAGGAAAGCAGTGGAGGAAGGATACGACGCCATTAAGATTGACTTTTTTACCTTTGACAGGAAGGATGGCAGGAGGTTTGATAAGATTACGGAGACCACGGGTATCTTAAAGCAGTATTATGTAGGCCTGGTAGAAGAACGTGTGGCGGCTGTGCGTGAAGCGGTGGGACCGGATGTGGACATCATCATGGAGAACCATTCCGTTCCCGATGCCAACGGGGCGGTTCAGCTGGCAAGGGCAGTGGAGAAGTATAATATATTCTATTTCGAGGAGCCTAACACACCAAGTCCCAAAACCGCAAAATTCATCGCGGACCACATCAATATCCCCATATCCCATGGAGAGAGGGTATACTCCAGATGGCAGTACGCGCAGTATTTTGAGAACATGTCCGTGCAGGTTATACAGCCAGATCTGGGTAACTGCGGCGGTATCACTGAGGGAAAGAAAATCTGTGATATGGCTCATGTATATGACATATCCGTACAGGCTCATGTATGTGCGGGCCCACTTTCCACAGCCGCCGCCCTGCAGCTGGAGTGTGTGATACCCAACTTCATTATCCATGAACACCACAGAAACGCCCTGCTTCCCCATAACAGGGAGCTGTGCATCTATGATTACCAGCCTGTAAATGGAACATATAAGGTTCCGGAACTGCCTGGACTGGGAAATGAATTTTCAGAGAAAGCGCTGACCTGCTGCGATAAGATTACTGTTGAATAAAAAGAAGGAAAGGGACGCTGTACCAGATAAAACGGGTACGGCGTCCCTTGTTGGGTGCGCCCGGCGGGCGCACGTTCTAACGGGTGAAAGTCCCTGACCCGCCCGGCAGTGGGAAGGGTGCAGCCAATGGCAAGGGCGTCATCGTGAGGTGGGGTCTGAAGGAAGCCGGAGGCAAACCACTGGCCTGTAAAAGTTGTCCGGATAGGCTGTGAAGCGTGGATGAGGTTGCCTAACAAACTAAAGTCCAATAACTGCACGGAACGCCAGCAGTAAACGGGGCAGGTATAAGTGGGAAAGAACGTGTGAGTACCCGGGGAGGTCTCACGGACGTGAAAGTGGCGATAAAACATTCGCTGTCACGGAGTAAAGCTTGCCGTGAGAAGTCAGCAGAGGTCATAGTACCGGGCGGTCGCAAACGCACCGGGAAGGACTGAACAGTAGGAGGTGTCGTTACCAAATGGAAACCGGACATGGAATTAAGTACAGACAACTTCATATTGAGGACTACCTGCGAGAGATACCTGCGGAACAGGGAAGGGAAACAGGAGAGTACGCCCATGAAAGGATTACCGGGAACCCCGACACCAACACGGACTTTCGGACGGACAACCTGCTAGATACGATTCTTAGAAGCGACAATCTAAATGCCGCCTATAAGAAGGTCAAAACGAACAAAGGCGTTGGTGGGATTGACGGAATGCAGGTGGATGAACTTCTACCCTACCTGAGAGAACACCAGTCCGAATTGGTCGAGCAGGTGAGGGAAGGCAAATACAAGCCAAACCCAGTCCGAAGGGTAGAAATACCCAAAGAGGAGAAAGGAAAAACAAGGAAACTGGGGATACCCACAGTGGTAGACAGGGTAATCCAACAGGCAATCGCACAGGAACTGACGCCCTTATATGAAGAACAGTTCTCTGACAACAGCATCGGATTCCGTCCCGGCAGAGGGGCGCATGACGCACTGGAAAGATGTAGGAAATATATCAACGAAGGATATGTCTACGTGGTCAGCATGGATTTACAATCCTACTTTGACACGGTGAACCACAGCAAGCTGATAGAGGTGCTGTCGAGGACGGTGAAGGACGGGAGGGTAATCTCGCTGATACACAAGTACCTGAAAGCCGGAGTAATGGAGGACGGAGGATTTCACGCAACGACCGAGGGCGTGCCGCAGGGAGGCCCGCTAAGTCCCTTATGTGGAAATGTCATGCTGAATGAGTTGGACAAGGAACTGGAGCGCAGGGGACACAAGTATGTGAGGTATGCGGATGACTGCCTGATTCTGTGCAAAAGCAGGAAAAGCGCAGAGAGGACAATGGAAAACATTGTGCCATTCATCACAGGAAAAGTGTTTCTGAAAGTCAATCTTCAGAAAACGACAGTGAGCCACGTCAGCAAGATAAAATACCTGGGCTACGGCTTTTACCGGCATAAAGGGAAATGCCGCATGAGGATACACCCGAAGTCGGTGGCAAAAATGAAGAACCGGATACGGGAGCTGACAACCAGAGGGAACAAATGGAGCAATCAGGAGAGGGAAGAAAAACGCCGAAGCTATGCAAGGGGATGGATTAACTATTATCGATATGCAGACATGAAAAGCCTGATGGAACAGACGGATGAGTGGCTGCGCCACAGAATCCGAGCGGTGTACTGGAAACAATGGAAGAAGGTACGCACAAGATATAAAATGTTGCGGGCGTTACATTTACCAGAGTGGAAGGTGCATGAGATGGCGAACTGCCGAAAGGGAGTGTGGAGAGCGGCGGGAATGCTCAACTCGGCACTCACCAAAAGAATCATAGTGGACAGACTTGGTTATCCCGATATGACTGCCCACTATCTGAAAGTCCGAGTAAACTATTGAACCGCGTAGTACCGAACGGTACGCTACGTGGTGTGGAAGGGGAGGTTAAAATCTCCCCTATCCGATTGCGTCAGGTTTTACGCATCAGGAACTGGAGGGTGTGGGAGGGGATTCCCATGCCTTTTTCCTGCATCTCGGTAAAGGCAGACAGAATCCGGCCGATTTGTACGTCGTCAGAAGGAATCAGGTGGTTATCCAGGGTGATGGTAAGAACAGTCAGCACGATTTGAGCTGTCTCTTCCGGGAAGCTGCACTGGATGCTGCCTTCCCGCACTCCCTGACGGATGATGTCAGCCAGGATGGGGTTCAGCTTGGTGATGATGATGCGGGAGAATTTCTGGTGTATGAAGGCGCTTTCCCGCTGTTCGTTGAAGGTGCGCATCTCTTCCCGGCGTCTCAGTTCCATGGAGGAGTCCAGGCAGGCGTGGTATATGATTTCCAGTTTCTGAAAGGCATCCAGGTGGGAGGAGGCGGCCAGCTCCCTGCCTTCGTCCAGGACACGGGAGTAGTTTCTCTCAATCACTGCGTCTATGATATCGTTCTTGGAAGAAAAATAGTAATAGATACTTCCTTTCCCGATACCGGCTTTTTGGGCAATATCACTGACGGAAATAGCCTGGACATTGGCTGAACCCATAAGTTCCTGCATGGCATCCAGTATCATCTCCTTTTTATTATGGCTTTGCATAAAAAATCCTCGGTTTTTTCTTTAGAATACATCCAAGTATAGCAGAATATAAATGAAAACGCCAGACTTGACTGGCGGTCGAAAACGTGTTATGTTTAGTTTGATTCTGATTCGACCACTGGTCGAAAAGCGGGAGAATAGAGTCCGGGAGGAAACGTCATGATTTATCTGGCTACATATGAACCCGGCGGCAGTCTTTATAACCGGGAGCGGGAACATATACTGGGCAGGAGCCTGCTGAACTTCGGTCTGATGAAGGAGTATGGACGGACCTGGGAGGTGGAGCAGGAGACCGGCTCAAAACCATGTCTTAAGGGTGCAGAGGACGTGGAATTTAATATCAGCCATACAAGGGGTCTGGTGGTCTGCGCTGTGGCGGACCGTGCGCTGGGCGTGGATACGGAGCGTATTCGCCCGTTTAAGGAGGGCCTGATGAGGCGCGTGTGTTCCGAATCAGAGCGCGGCTTTGTGCTGGAAGGAAGGTCTGAGGCAGCGCGGCAGGAACGGTTTTTCCGGCTGTGGACGCTTAAGGAGAGCTTTGTCAAGGCCATTGGCAGGGGGCTGGCCTTTCCGCTGGGGGACATTACATTTTCCCTGGAGGAGGGCGCTGTAAAAGGGAGTATTCCGGGCTGGCGGTTTTACCAGTCCAGGGTTTACCAATCATATATTATATCCGTCTGCGCGGCGGATGAAAAAGGAGAGGCAGTATGAGTTACGAAGAAGTATTTGAAAAGGTAAAGGAAATTTTCATGAAGGCCGATGTGAGCAAGGTAGAGGAGCATCTGGCCTTTCAGTTCAATATTACGGGTGAGGGCGAGGGCGCGTTCTATGCGGAGGTCAGGGACGGCAGCCTGAGGGTGGAGCCGTATGAGTATTATGACAGGGATGCAATGTTTATCTGCTCCGCCGATACTCTGATGAAGCTGGCATCGGGAAAGCTGGACCCGGTCTTTGCATTTACCACGGGAAAACTGAAGGTTGAGGGAAGTCTGGAAAAGGCTCTGATGTTGCAGAAGTTTGTGTAGGCAGAATGTAGGCAGAAGTTTTGTTCAGGCAGGCGCATGTGCGGCGCCGGGAAACCGGGCAGCCCATGGCAAAGGAGTGAAGTATATGGGAATCAAGGGATGGATACTGGGATTGGCGGCAGCGGGAGCAGCGGGAGAATACGGTATAGCGCGGTATTTCTTTCACCGGACCGTGGTCCGGGGAAATGCAAAGCGCGACAGGACCCGGAAGATGGCAGGCACGGACTGGGACGCTTATATTCCGGGTATCCGCGCCAGCAGGGAATGGCTGGCAGGACAGCCTCAGGAAGAGGTGTACATAACATCCCGGGACGGGCTCAGGCTCCACGGCACGTTTTTTTGCTGTGAAGGTTCCGGGAAGGCGGTGGTGTGCTTCCACGGCTATACCAGCGAAGGACTCAACGATTACACATCCATTGCTAAATTTTATCTGAGTCAGGGCTTCAGCCTGATGGCGGTGGATGAGAGGGCCCACGGCAAAAGCGAGGGCACCTATATCGGCTTTGGCTGTCTGGACCGCAATGACGCCAGGCAGTGGATGGAGTATATGGTGGAGCGTCTGGGAGAGGA is a window of Enterocloster clostridioformis DNA encoding:
- a CDS encoding APC family permease → MNGEKKEIPKGTLGLVELYCLSIGQVIGAGVITLVGPAITATGYSAWLAYLLAIVLGFFTVFPLVFICGTLRLGGGYYSLIGALTNKTLAGMYAFAQLTKLLSISLFAVSLGVYVQSLFPQVNTTVCGVAFLTFFYVVNLCGIDMMAKIQKYMTWVLIAALLMFIVFGLMYYNHPVFDITHQNFLTNGIAGLWTASFLFVYSTTGYSMTMNYGSVARNPQRDIPWALILSVPTLVILYCGVAAAGSCVLPMEEVMDQPLTLVARVALPKVLFIAFIIGGPIMALLTTMNSTMPANCLPIMVSCKDGWLPKSFGKENKRGVAWKIMTLNYLLGLVPLLLGFNVKTITNNIMLLNSCMYLMCYYAYFQMPKKYPDAWKRSRWHVADRVYYLVCAVGLVGQCAILVNSAFALTPIIAIVSIAAIAVCCVLGLLRARSPEVTVSTTIWED
- a CDS encoding alpha/beta hydrolase gives rise to the protein MGIKGWILGLAAAGAAGEYGIARYFFHRTVVRGNAKRDRTRKMAGTDWDAYIPGIRASREWLAGQPQEEVYITSRDGLRLHGTFFCCEGSGKAVVCFHGYTSEGLNDYTSIAKFYLSQGFSLMAVDERAHGKSEGTYIGFGCLDRNDARQWMEYMVERLGEDCELMLHGISMGAATVLMSTGLNLPKQVRAAVSDCAFTSAWEVFSHVLRSMYHMPAFPVMQIADRMARSEAGYGLDECNAREEVKKARIPILFIHGDRDTFVPCSMVYELYEACASPKELLVIPGASHAEAYYKETDRYEHAIEELIARFFGKEENKV
- a CDS encoding transglycosylase domain-containing protein, with amino-acid sequence MKDTLKQAVRKILLVIRDIGVSLLGITGWLFHALLAVMTTGFIVGAILCLLIYAKVKPDLDECRELAYDKLAQMERTDFSKLSDTAIYDRDGRQIGLINAGHYQYVGITGISMNIQNAYIAQEDRRFKSHTGVDWIATFRAGLALVKHRGQVTQGGSTITQQVIKNTYLTQEQTFTRKIVEILLAPEIEKKYSKADIMEFYCNTNFYGHQCYGVEAASRYYFGKHAADLTVEEAAVLVGISNSPSAYDPVAHPKASLEKRNDVLKSMNEIGELSDEDYEKALSKPLTVVKQESEGSDENYQSSYAIHCAALELLKKDGFQFRYTFEDKDDYNSYMERYTAAYTEKSDLIRAGGFKIYTSLDSRLQDMLQADIDQGLSSYTELQDNGKYALQGAGVIVDNQSNYVVAIVGGRGSVDQFNRAYLSARQPGSTIKPLIDYGPAFDTGEYSPTRMVDDHKWEDGPSNSGGNYHGSVTVREALNRSLNTVAWQILEDIGVNYGLSYLGEMEFQKLTYVDNGVPSLSIGGFTNGVRVVDMAKGYSTLANYGVYNDRTCITQIIHEHDGDLTKDLPPAAKQVYRDDSAFMLTDILKGTMTSPYGTGRGLALDNGMPAAGKTGTTNSSKDTWFCGYTRYYTTAVWVGYDIPRKMPGIYGSTYAGKIWKNIMNQIHEGLEPWDWEQPESVELRTDPRTGTEDYFSTTAELRAQQSLHDKEQAKLTTQLEQDIREFTTREISSVEDTYAVRSQYQDITSRLPLLDDGELRASMLEQVENRYDYFTGIISQMGDTIALYEKQKAIDDARAREAAQKQAEENRKQAEKDAKKNEFLQALEAVEELEYQQKNAQELVQDAISRLSLVAGNPDQQALSDRLQAAITRISGLPTEDQWNASQAESRAAEEAAMKQAEQQVQVQQNQLRSSLNSEKLKWNNMEYYGPGGRPDNEN
- the ltrA gene encoding group II intron reverse transcriptase/maturase; translation: METGHGIKYRQLHIEDYLREIPAEQGRETGEYAHERITGNPDTNTDFRTDNLLDTILRSDNLNAAYKKVKTNKGVGGIDGMQVDELLPYLREHQSELVEQVREGKYKPNPVRRVEIPKEEKGKTRKLGIPTVVDRVIQQAIAQELTPLYEEQFSDNSIGFRPGRGAHDALERCRKYINEGYVYVVSMDLQSYFDTVNHSKLIEVLSRTVKDGRVISLIHKYLKAGVMEDGGFHATTEGVPQGGPLSPLCGNVMLNELDKELERRGHKYVRYADDCLILCKSRKSAERTMENIVPFITGKVFLKVNLQKTTVSHVSKIKYLGYGFYRHKGKCRMRIHPKSVAKMKNRIRELTTRGNKWSNQEREEKRRSYARGWINYYRYADMKSLMEQTDEWLRHRIRAVYWKQWKKVRTRYKMLRALHLPEWKVHEMANCRKGVWRAAGMLNSALTKRIIVDRLGYPDMTAHYLKVRVNY
- a CDS encoding mandelate racemase/muconate lactonizing enzyme family protein codes for the protein MKITKVDVMQVKTPNPSWRPILCRVYTDEGIYGDGEAALAYGIAAPAAFGMIRDLAALIIGMDPLDNEVVWDTLYKNTFWGQNGGPVVFAGISAIDFALWDIRGKFFNVPVYKLLGGKKQDNLRCYASQLQFGWSDHWEEAKDTEEYAANARKAVEEGYDAIKIDFFTFDRKDGRRFDKITETTGILKQYYVGLVEERVAAVREAVGPDVDIIMENHSVPDANGAVQLARAVEKYNIFYFEEPNTPSPKTAKFIADHINIPISHGERVYSRWQYAQYFENMSVQVIQPDLGNCGGITEGKKICDMAHVYDISVQAHVCAGPLSTAAALQLECVIPNFIIHEHHRNALLPHNRELCIYDYQPVNGTYKVPELPGLGNEFSEKALTCCDKITVE
- a CDS encoding DUF401 family protein; amino-acid sequence: MDILKLMIVFGVLVVMLCLKRPLYQGILGAAAAVCILFGIAPAEAFNTALLSVTGRGTLSVLLVFYLITFLQRMLEKRDFLNLAQASLNGIFNNRRINASLAPVFIGLLPSAGAVIICGDIVENSVGPYLSPEEKTFVTSYFRHIPESFLPTYTSIIIAISLTGGRVSVSSFLVGMLPLVFLLAYLGYLFCLRKIPKDTGMPPSMDKRGDIRSLCRSLWSIALAIGLIIGAGMPVYAAVACSIVLSVFINKFTFSELKPMFLSAVESKIVTSTICIMIFKDIMAFTGVIESLPGAFERLPVPGFLVFAMIFFFGTIISGSQAIIVLCMPLAFAAEPQAGLALFLLLMGMTYAAMQISPTHVCLAIVSEYFGVGMGALIRKTLPVIFVFAVLLIGYYVLLSHVFGL
- a CDS encoding 4'-phosphopantetheinyl transferase family protein; translation: MIYLATYEPGGSLYNREREHILGRSLLNFGLMKEYGRTWEVEQETGSKPCLKGAEDVEFNISHTRGLVVCAVADRALGVDTERIRPFKEGLMRRVCSESERGFVLEGRSEAARQERFFRLWTLKESFVKAIGRGLAFPLGDITFSLEEGAVKGSIPGWRFYQSRVYQSYIISVCAADEKGEAV
- a CDS encoding helix-turn-helix domain-containing protein produces the protein MGFLEKLNYLMEQNHLNKSTLSKACDIPYTTIDGWYKKGYEGLKLTTLRKLSAYFGVPLDFWANDHTPACTRSAIKQSIIVRLDKMSDEQAKAVLAFIKYMEE
- a CDS encoding SCP2 sterol-binding domain-containing protein translates to MSYEEVFEKVKEIFMKADVSKVEEHLAFQFNITGEGEGAFYAEVRDGSLRVEPYEYYDRDAMFICSADTLMKLASGKLDPVFAFTTGKLKVEGSLEKALMLQKFV
- a CDS encoding TetR/AcrR family transcriptional regulator: MQSHNKKEMILDAMQELMGSANVQAISVSDIAQKAGIGKGSIYYYFSSKNDIIDAVIERNYSRVLDEGRELAASSHLDAFQKLEIIYHACLDSSMELRRREEMRTFNEQRESAFIHQKFSRIIITKLNPILADIIRQGVREGSIQCSFPEETAQIVLTVLTITLDNHLIPSDDVQIGRILSAFTEMQEKGMGIPSHTLQFLMRKT